ATGGGTTTCTGATGACGATGGTAACTCTACTGCCTCCTCACATTAGTTGGCCTATTGCTATGTTTTAACTGTATTGTTGGTGTTGTGGATGTTTTCTGTTTAACTATGCTATTATTATGTGTGTTTTGGCAAGTTAATCATACCTTACTTTTCCACTCCCAGAATTTAGTTATAGGATGCACATGTAGTGTGCAACTACAACCCTTCAGCTTCATTAGTTCGAATCAAGTTCGTGCATCCACgtgttataatttattttctctatgggttaaaaatcgataaaaatcattcttttcataatttattttaattcacttaaattttaaattaaactatattaatataatcaaacaaaaatgcaaactcaaattcaaacatataaaatcatattggaatttcattattttgagGGGGCAAACAAAGAAGTGaaagtcatttttaaaaaaaaagatataataacCTAAAAATTAGGTTATTTGATTCCATCttgatataaataataaatgctAAATATGTtggaattaaaatttaattgaggGATCTTTAACagtttttaggaaaaaataaattaaaaaatcactaacttttaattttcaatttcaaataacCAAACATAGTGGCATTCTGATTTACCCTTACAAAGAGCTACGAGCCTACGACGTCCCTTTGGCAGGTAATGTTTAACTTATTATTAAGCTCTTGATGTCACAATCGAGggacttttaattatttaaaaggaGAATAGAACCAATCATATTCTTATCATTAAATGATATATCTACAATTTGATTTAGTTACCAATAAATGTAACTTTTGTCAATGAAAAATTGCAGTAATCAAGATAAAATCATCACAGAATTATTCAAATCAACGTGTTGCATAGTGACATTCTGATTCACGACATGTCAAACTCTAAGTTCATTGTTTTGCATCGAATTAAACTACATATTTCACCGCCTTTGAATTTTGTTATTACAACATTTTTTATAAGCGTGACACACAATGGTTACATTGCGTAACGCTTAATATCTATCGTTTACAGTATTGAGATATCTACATCTCAACCTAATTTATTACTTCGCAGTCATTTATGGGCTTTAATTTATTACATAAGCACTTTATGTAATTTAATCATGAAACATGACTGAGTCTACTAGACGTGGAGAAAGCATGTAATTTGAAAAGATAGATTAGTGCTACACATTGAACTCTATTATAAAAACATCAACTGTATCTCATCCAGCTGAGTTATGTATTACAGGAGAATCTAATCAACAACAGACAATCCATTTTGTCACTCCTTGCCATTTAATTTAAATCAACAACACTTCAttatagaaaaggaaaaagaacatCACCTCCAATAAATGACCATCTTTTTTAGCTTTTAAAACTAGATTCATTTCCCAATCAAGGAATGTTTctgaataaaaaattacttcaaaagaagaatttgcaatCAACAGAAAATGAAAATGCAAAAGCAGAAGAATCTTGATTGATCTTTGGGGAAATAAATTGAACAGCTACAACTAGGAAGGGTGTTCAACATTCCAaagtttttaaatcaaaataaaaatgtaagaaaTGCTAAACAACATTGCTGAGAAAATTTGTTTTCCTAAATTGATCTTTCAGTCAGTAATacataaaacaaatcaaaacaGCGAGGATAAAATAGAGTGGCCTGGAGCGTGTTGTGAAACTCAGTAATCAGAGATCACAGCAATACAAGAGATCGAGCCACCTGACACTTCAAGAGATCACCAGCAGCTTCAAGTGAGACATACAATGACCTCTTACTTCTTCCGCGAAAAGGAAAACAGAAACAGATGTGAGGGGACAGATTACAACGTGTGAAAACTGTGACCAGGAATAATCCCGGACCAACTGTTGATCACAAAATTGAGCAGGCCCTTTGGGActtccctttctttttctttgcctTGGGTGGCTGGAGCACAACTTTAATGGCAGCATCAAATACTCCTTTTACATTCTGCAGCAACAACATTTCAAATCATATACTTCAATTAAACGCATCAAAAAGATGTTGAGCACAAGAAACAAGAAGCTCAAGACAAAATATACCTCCTGTGTTTTTGAACTACATTCAATGTAGGAAGGTGCACCAATTGTTTTCCTCAGCTCTTCACCCTTAATGTTGGAAGAAGAAGTAAATTAAATACTAATGACAAGCAAGGTGCACAGTGTACTCCATTGAAGCAACTCGAAGAGAGGATAGCCGCAATGACCCTTACCTGAGCAGTAGTAATTGGCACGGCACCTGGATGGTCTATGAAGAATTGCTTATCATCTCGAAGATCTAAGTTCAATGCAAGTGGAAAGTAGgacaattaaatatatgaataatcctctctgaatgataaaaaaaagaCGGGGAAAGTAAAACTGGAAAAAGATGAGACGTAAAAGTTCAAGAACAAAACATTAGAACATGAGTACAACCAGAACAAAGAATACATGTTCTTAAAAGAGGAAAATCAcaatttaaagaataaataaaacagTTGTGTTACAACCTTCAACCTGAATAGGAATAGAAGCTCGAAGTAAAAGATAAGAGACGTACACTTCAAGGAAAGCCATTTGTATTtcgttttctattttttctttggcAAAGAGAACTTAATTCCAACGATATTAACGTGTCCTTGTATAGACGAAAGTTCACTCTTTTAACTTTATCAAAGAGACACAGGACAAGAACATGTGCTGCACACACCCCACACCACCAACCATTTTCTACTTCCATGGCCCAAAAGGTCTACTATTTCTTCTGTTTGCTCTTTAGCAGTTCCCTAAAAATCTTGTATTTGTGACAGGGAACAAAGTAACTTCTACTCAGAGAGCAGCAAGACTTCTTTTACCACAATGGATTTTGAGTATACATGCATGATTATCAGAGCATTATCAGAGCCAATTAGGAGATAGAAGCAGCACTAAAAAATAAGATGAAGATTGATCCACTATTATACTGAGATGATCAGATCCTTcggaaagttttttttttaatcacagAGAAAATAGAAGTAAAATGGAAACATCACAGAGACCACTTGATCATCAGTCATCACCTCATGAAGATATACGAAAAAATCCAAGATCATATTGTATAAATAGAACTTTACCAAGTTTTGTTCCAACAAGCACAATAGGGACACCAGGGGCGTAATGCTTCAACTCAGGAATCCACTggaaaataatcaataaagcaaaaataaatttcCATGAACGATTAACAAAGacgaaaaataaaacaaagagaaaaaggaaattttacACTACCTTCTTGGAAACATTTTCATAACTGGCTTTACTGATGAGAGAGAATGCCAAAATGAAAACATCAGCTCCACGATAACTCAGAGGTCTTAACCTATTGTAATCCTCCTGTCCTgtaatatgtataatttatgatgacattatataaatttaaatacaaacaTAAGTGCAGTAGCAAATATATGCATAAGAATACATCTGCAAATAAATAGAAGGCTAAATACACAAATGGCCCCTTGAATCTTTAGCCATAACCAATTGAACACTTTTTAGTTGACAGAAATGTATCTTGTGGATACAAGATGCTGATATGGCACATCATGTGTATCGACCTCAGCCTCGAGCACGTGAACTGTTTGTAAATTTCTGAATACACCCTCTGTAAAAGTACTCAAAAGGGTGTCCATAAAATGGTAAGAGGATCATTgatggaagaagaagaaaaagtctaATCTTGGAGATGAAGAAGAGAAGCAAGAAGCACAGAAGAAGCATGAATATAATAGACAAAATAGCAGAAAGTTGAAGAGTTAAGtgtaagaaaaggaaaagattgAGGCAACAAAGGATATAAGAGCTTGTGAGGAAGTCTCCATCTTCCAGCAAGAATTTTCTAGATTAGTTAAAAATGTGATTTCTTGTGCCATAGATGAATTAGATGGAAAAAGGTTGTAATTTTTCCCAATAAAGTAAATTTTTGAATGTTAGCTATGAAAAATAGATCATTATGATTGAAATCAGAAGAAAAGATGTTGGTATTGCTCTTAACCCCAATTTTCAGTTGCTAAAGGATGAAATAGCCTAACACATAGATAGACACCTTAACTTGACCTCAACTGACAACTAACACACAACTTAGAAAATGCACatctagacaccttaacttGGTTCAAGTGTCCCCATAAACACCCGAATTTTGAGAATGCACCCCCCTTAAAAGTGTCTAGATGGCTCACAATGAAAGTTGGGCTGTTCAACAGGTAGTAGAGGTCAAGTTGAAGTGTCTATCTATGTATTATGCCGGATGAAAATGTGTGACTTTAATATGAAGTCATACAACCGAGTTCATCAAACAACTTAACCAGTCGAAAGCTCTAAATTAAGCATTTGGCGTGGAAGGAATTTCGCACACAAGGTTTCCTTTGCAATTGGTTATCTGGTTTGTTTTTGGAAGGACAAAGACGTTAGGATAAGGGAAAtattccatttttaattttttttttttgatgacatGTATGTTTTTCAAAATGAGATGCGTCCATATTTATGGTCATTCATCATTCTTTTATAGCGTAAAAGTTACACATTTGATTTTGTTTAGTCTTGATGACTGAAGTGTCCAAGAGACACAATTTGGAAAAgtaaaagtgttcaattggTCATAGCTATAGTTATCATGTCTAAGTGACATCTCATGCAAGATTGAGAGGCTATCTATGTATTTGGCCTAAATAGAAATTATAAGCTTTCTGCCAAAGAAAAAAAGGAGTACTAATTGGTGTTTAATGTAATTACCAGCAGTATCCCACAACCCTAGGTTGACAGTAGCCCCATTGACAACCACATTTGCACTGAAATTGTCAAACACCGTTGGCACATAATCCTGTCAAACATTGTAATAGATGAGACAAAGAAATTGATGTTAGGATATACAAATCAAAGAAAAGCTTTGATCATGTGAACCGAATCccagagagaaaaaaaaagatacactGCAATTGATGTCTTTATGTGATAACAAGCAAAGGCAGAACCAGTATTTTCAATAAGGGGTTCAAAATCTGTAGAAATACACGTGAAGTAGTCGAAGGGattcaacatataaaattattttaatcatgtataaataatataattttccgccCCCGGATAACAAGCTGCAATAATATAAAGTAGCAACAAGCAAAAGCCATAACATCTAACATGAATTATTGTCACCACAAATCAACTTGTTCATTTTCACCTTGTATAAACAATTGGAAACACAACAACATATCGCAATTGTAAtactaatttgaaaaagaaaaaaaaaacaaaccgTGGGGAAGGTATTGCTGGTGTAGGAAATCAAGAGGCAAGTCTTTCCAACAGCACCATCACCAACGGTGACACACTTGATGAACCTGGATGCGCTCATTTTGGTAGGTATCCCTCTCTCTCAGATCTTCTGCAGAAGACCTGATTGTTGTATAAACAGAGAAAATAGAAATTGATGGGAGTTTGATTTCAATCACACATTTGTACATACAATACAATAATGAAGATAAACAAACAAGAAGAATGAGAAAGaggaaccctaaccctaaaataGGAAGAAATGGGTAAAagagaaaagggaagaaagaTGCAAGAGAGAAATAGATGATGACATGACTAGTGTTTGTAATGCCATTATATTATGGCTCGCATTTTTTAGCCGCAAAATTATGCCGTTGAACCGTTCTTCACATCTCTCTCCGCCTCACACACCGACCAGAATCCTTACTTTATGGAATCCATCCGACTAATCATATTtcaaaaactttttatttttttacttgttaaGTAAATTAGAGTTagtaaaaatcatttaattaaagGTTAGtgttattaaataaacaaagatactctattatttctttattttcgaTCAGAGTTATATTTATttcttgttatattatttttatcatttgttaAATTCTATACCGTCACTTTTATCATCCTCTACAATGTTCATGTGGCGCTTGTTAAATCCTCAAATAGATTGGTTCGAGTGATTGATGCTTAGCTAGGAATTTACATGATGAACCTAGTCAAGATCAAATGATATTGATCAAGATCAAGTTGTATTGAGGAAAGATCTTTAATATTAGTGTGGCTAAGGCATGCTAGGCAAGATATGACTAAGCTGAGGAGGAAGAATGTATATTGTTGATTTTTAAAGTAAACTTTGAGTATAAAGTAAAAACGATTTTTATCAATGCTATTTTTTTCAATGGGTGTTAATTTACTTGAAATCTTGAACCTTTATGTGAGTACTGATTAAGATTGATATTGTTTTTttcacttatttatttaattcaatcACTATTTCACATGTTGTTCAAAAGCAAcattaatttcttgtgatgttGCTTTTGTAATGTTGCTGCATTAGAGATGACTAACAGACTTAGCATCTGTATAAAATGTGAGAAGTGTTCACacacaattttcatttttaggaCTTTAATTTGAGAGAACACTAAATTGATTAGAACAAAATATATCCGTTGGCAGGGGTGGAGCTACGGTAGGTTTAGGGTGTCAAGGGGACACGCTTCATCGAAAAATTATATcgcatatataaataaaataatcttttaaatg
This window of the Solanum pennellii chromosome 2, SPENNV200 genome carries:
- the LOC107008925 gene encoding rac-like GTP-binding protein ARAC1; this translates as MSASRFIKCVTVGDGAVGKTCLLISYTSNTFPTDYVPTVFDNFSANVVVNGATVNLGLWDTAGQEDYNRLRPLSYRGADVFILAFSLISKASYENVSKKWIPELKHYAPGVPIVLVGTKLDLRDDKQFFIDHPGAVPITTAQGEELRKTIGAPSYIECSSKTQENVKGVFDAAIKVVLQPPKAKKKKGKSQRACSIL